AATCCGGGTACGAATATTGAATCTAACCAGTTCTACACCTCTTTAAGTGCAATTATTAATAAACCGTTATTTACTATCAATCAGCTTAAGCTGGGATTACGTCAGGCTGAGCTTAATTATGAAAGACAATCCAAGGTGTTTAAACGTTCTGAATTGAATCTGGTATTTCAGGTTACGCAGTCATTCTATCAGTTATACAGAAGAATCGAAGAAGAAAAAATAAACATAGAAAAGGTTCAGAGACAGGAAAGTATTTATAATACAACAAAAAAGAAATTTGAAGCAGGCCTGATTGCAGAAGTTGATGCAATGCAGGCGGAAGTAGAATTAATTCAGAATAAAAATGATTTAAAAGCTTCGGAAGCAAGAAGGAAACAGCAGGAAGCGGCATTCAAGCAGCTAATCGGATTGCCTCTTACGGAGAATGTTACAGTAATTACTGATCTGGAACTAAAGCCTGTTTTTGTTGATGAAGAGCAGGCAGTGCAGCTTGCTTTAAAGAACAGAAGTGAGATAGTAGAAAAAATGATTGATATTGAAGAGCAGAAAATTCAGATTAAGCAGATTGATGCCCGTGTTGCAATAAAGGGAAATCTGACCGGATATTACAGAATGTCGGGGTTTTCCAATCCCGATCTGCCTTACGGTACAGCAACAGGAGATCTATTTAACAGCAGCTGGGAGGTTCTTAGAAAAACACCTAATCGCGGCTTAACATTTGAACTGGAAATCCCTGTTTGGGATTGGGGGAAGAATAAGGCTCAGGTCCAGGCTGCTCAGGCAGGGCTTACAAGAGATCAATTAACGTTGAATAATCTTTACATAACTATTAAAAGGGAAGTTAATGATGTTGTCCGTTCGGTTTATGAAACATACGACAGAGTTCAGCTTCTTGAAAAGAGTAAAGCAGTCGGCGAGAAATCGTTTAAAATAAATCTGGAAAGGTTCCAGAACGGTGATATAACTTCTACTGAGCTTGCAAGGGCAAGTGACCAGCTTAATACTGCCAAGCTTTCTTATCTTTCAGCATACACAGAATATAAGCTTTCTCTTGCAGATCTAGAGAGGAAAACGCTTTACGATTTTGAGAAGAAAAAGAGTCTGGTAGAGAAAGGCAATAAATAAACATTTTTAAAATAGGGGGAATTTATGAACACATGCAAGTATTGCGGAAAAGGGCTCTCTTACCGGGATGTCTGGAAATCCTTTTGGTTCTCCTGGATTCTACGATGTCCATCATGCCTTAAACCTAATGAACCTCAGATGAAAAAAAGAGTTTTGCCGATATTTTTAATTCTATGTATTCCGGAAATTCTATTGGCAATATTGTCAAGATATGTTAATATCCAAATAATGGGCTGACTACTTGTTCTTCCTTTATTTGTACTTGTTATGTCTTTTTTTGCCCCTCTGTTTAATCTTTATGGAGACGTAGAAATTAACAAAAATAAAATGTAGATTAATACTTTAAAAAATATTT
The DNA window shown above is from bacterium and carries:
- a CDS encoding TolC family protein, with product MRKRFILIIYILLLPAYIVLFGQDVTVLTLDESIDIALKDSYTIKSIKQLVYSAERNLWAAKAGYRTYAQSKISAPIYDEGFRLIEVVNGNPVPKQYGSFQVKGNLDIIQPMPWIPFGGGSLTFRAEGYQLNSWTPSQMNPGTNIESNQFYTSLSAIINKPLFTINQLKLGLRQAELNYERQSKVFKRSELNLVFQVTQSFYQLYRRIEEEKINIEKVQRQESIYNTTKKKFEAGLIAEVDAMQAEVELIQNKNDLKASEARRKQQEAAFKQLIGLPLTENVTVITDLELKPVFVDEEQAVQLALKNRSEIVEKMIDIEEQKIQIKQIDARVAIKGNLTGYYRMSGFSNPDLPYGTATGDLFNSSWEVLRKTPNRGLTFELEIPVWDWGKNKAQVQAAQAGLTRDQLTLNNLYITIKREVNDVVRSVYETYDRVQLLEKSKAVGEKSFKINLERFQNGDITSTELARASDQLNTAKLSYLSAYTEYKLSLADLERKTLYDFEKKKSLVEKGNK